A window from Cellulomonas sp. C5510 encodes these proteins:
- a CDS encoding universal stress protein: MGHEVVVGVDGTQSSRRAVQWGAQEAWARRTELVLVHATGRPSPGLESAWDSMLDAEVAAMLDREAARARHDLPELKIRTEVDADTPARCLTRRSATARLVVVGTRRMTAAERVFTGSLAYQVVAGSHCSVAVVPPVTGPAENRVVVGADGSPDSVAAVRAGAEQADRAGAVLEVVHAWQEPAVTMTATWLPPDLSDVTREEEQVVLAEASAGLGADFPDLEVERTLVRAQPAAALLAASASALLLVVGSRGLHGVARMLLGSTSHAVVLHSPCPVLVVRR, translated from the coding sequence ATGGGCCACGAGGTCGTCGTCGGGGTCGACGGCACGCAGTCGAGCCGTCGCGCGGTGCAGTGGGGCGCCCAGGAGGCGTGGGCGCGCCGGACGGAGCTGGTGCTGGTGCACGCCACCGGACGGCCCTCGCCGGGGCTCGAGTCGGCCTGGGACTCGATGCTCGACGCCGAGGTCGCCGCGATGCTGGACCGCGAGGCGGCCCGCGCGCGGCACGACCTGCCGGAGCTCAAGATCCGCACGGAGGTGGACGCCGACACCCCCGCCCGCTGCCTCACCCGCCGGTCGGCGACCGCGCGCCTGGTGGTCGTCGGCACCCGCCGCATGACGGCCGCGGAGCGGGTGTTCACCGGGTCGCTCGCGTACCAGGTGGTCGCCGGGTCGCACTGCTCGGTCGCGGTGGTGCCGCCCGTGACCGGTCCCGCGGAGAACCGCGTGGTCGTCGGGGCGGACGGCTCGCCGGACAGCGTCGCCGCCGTACGCGCGGGCGCCGAGCAGGCCGACCGCGCCGGCGCCGTGCTGGAGGTCGTCCACGCCTGGCAGGAGCCGGCGGTCACGATGACCGCCACGTGGCTGCCGCCGGACCTGTCCGACGTCACCCGCGAGGAGGAGCAGGTCGTGCTGGCCGAGGCGTCCGCGGGACTCGGTGCGGACTTCCCCGACCTGGAGGTCGAGCGGACGCTCGTGCGCGCGCAGCCCGCCGCGGCGCTGCTGGCAGCCTCGGCGTCGGCGCTGCTGCTCGTCGTGGGCAGCCGCGGGTTGCACGGTGTGGCGCGGATGCTGCTCGGGTCGACGAGCCACGCGGTGGTCCTGCACTCGCCGTGCCCCGTGCTGGTCGTCCGGCGCTGA
- a CDS encoding NAD(P)/FAD-dependent oxidoreductase: protein MKHLLILGGGTAGTMVANRVLHRLRVERDFWRVTVVDRDDRHLYQPGLLTVPFGAATPEQLVRSRRRYLEPGVELVLGEVEGVDTARGRVHLEDGRVLPYDYLVVASGTSPRPDQTPGMAGDQWRRRVHEFYTPDGAVALHRRLERWLGGRIVVHVTEMPIKCPVAPLEFTFLLDDALRRRGLRAGTELTYVTPLDGAFTRPVARDRLGGMLEARGVQVRTDFLVDRVDDRRLVSVDDREVPFDLLVTVPVNLGADFVARSGLGDELQDVPVDPGTLMSRAHPGVFAVGDATDVPTSKAGSVAHFEADVFADNLVSYDRGRPMTRLYDGHANCFVESGRGRALLLDFGYDAEPLPGRYPLPVIGPLSLLAETRANHWAKAATQRLYWNVLLHGRPVPIPSRAPRREPAATGAAV from the coding sequence ATGAAGCACCTGCTGATCCTGGGCGGCGGCACCGCCGGGACGATGGTCGCCAACCGGGTCCTGCACCGGCTGCGTGTGGAGCGCGACTTCTGGCGCGTGACCGTCGTGGACCGCGACGACCGTCACCTCTACCAGCCGGGGCTGCTCACCGTGCCGTTCGGGGCGGCGACGCCGGAGCAGCTCGTCCGGTCCCGGCGCCGGTACCTGGAGCCGGGTGTCGAGCTGGTGCTCGGGGAGGTCGAGGGCGTCGACACGGCGCGCGGCCGCGTGCACCTGGAGGACGGGCGGGTCCTGCCGTACGACTACCTGGTCGTGGCGAGCGGGACGTCGCCCCGGCCCGACCAGACCCCGGGCATGGCCGGGGACCAGTGGCGGCGGCGGGTGCACGAGTTCTACACCCCGGACGGGGCCGTCGCGCTGCACCGCCGGCTCGAGCGGTGGCTCGGCGGGCGGATCGTCGTGCACGTCACCGAGATGCCCATCAAGTGCCCGGTCGCGCCCCTGGAGTTCACGTTCCTGCTCGACGACGCCCTGCGCCGCCGCGGTCTGCGGGCCGGCACGGAGCTGACGTACGTCACCCCGCTGGACGGCGCGTTCACCCGGCCGGTCGCCCGCGACCGGCTCGGGGGCATGCTCGAGGCGCGGGGCGTCCAGGTGCGGACGGACTTCCTCGTCGACCGGGTCGACGACCGCCGCCTCGTCTCCGTCGACGACAGGGAGGTCCCGTTCGACCTGCTCGTGACGGTGCCCGTGAACCTGGGGGCCGACTTCGTCGCGCGGTCCGGGCTGGGCGACGAGCTCCAGGACGTCCCGGTGGACCCCGGCACGCTGATGTCGCGCGCCCACCCCGGGGTGTTCGCGGTCGGTGACGCCACGGACGTCCCGACGTCCAAGGCCGGCTCGGTGGCGCACTTCGAGGCCGACGTGTTCGCCGACAACCTCGTGTCCTACGACCGCGGGCGCCCGATGACCCGGCTCTACGACGGCCACGCGAACTGCTTCGTCGAGTCGGGCCGCGGCCGTGCCCTGCTGCTCGACTTCGGGTACGACGCCGAGCCTCTCCCGGGCCGGTACCCGCTGCCCGTGATCGGGCCGCTCAGCCTGCTCGCGGAGACGCGGGCGAACCACTGGGCGAAGGCCGCGACGCAGCGGCTGTACTGGAACGTGCTGCTGCACGGACGCCCGGTCCCGATCCCCAGCCGCGCCCCGCGGCGCGAACCCGCCGCGACCGGTGCCGCGGTCTGA
- a CDS encoding pyridoxal phosphate-dependent aminotransferase, with protein MMATETAPDEVDLSIGEPDQPLPDVLVEAAVASLRAGRTGYTPKLGLSGLRALVADDVAAGTGFRPDPADVVITVGGTGAVAVALAATCAPGGAAVVPDPAWPNYRVLADRLGIAVLPYRQGPSGDGFADLGAVEAGLRAGARLVVVNSPSNPTGAVASAGLLREVVALAREHDAYVLSDEAYEAVVFAGGRAPSPLADGGHDRTLAARTFSKTWSMTGLRVGALVAPPALREAVAALHGTTAGCAPVTAQLVAAEALRALPDRGAELAAVYRARFERAVRLLGPWAPREPVAALGGFYLWVDARRTGRTSTELVAALRGHGVVASAGTVYTAQDGYVRLALTAPDDVLDTALATARTTLDALAAEAPAPR; from the coding sequence ATGATGGCGACCGAGACCGCCCCGGACGAGGTCGACCTCTCGATCGGCGAGCCCGACCAGCCGCTCCCCGACGTCCTGGTGGAGGCGGCCGTCGCGAGCCTGCGCGCCGGGCGGACCGGCTACACGCCGAAGCTCGGGCTGAGCGGGCTGCGTGCGCTGGTCGCCGACGACGTCGCCGCCGGGACCGGGTTCCGGCCGGATCCCGCCGACGTCGTCATCACCGTCGGCGGCACGGGGGCGGTGGCGGTCGCCCTGGCCGCGACGTGCGCCCCCGGGGGTGCGGCGGTCGTGCCCGACCCGGCGTGGCCGAACTACCGGGTGCTCGCTGACCGCCTCGGGATCGCGGTGCTGCCCTACCGGCAGGGTCCCTCCGGCGACGGGTTCGCCGACCTGGGTGCCGTGGAGGCGGGGCTGCGGGCGGGCGCCCGCCTCGTCGTCGTGAACTCCCCGAGCAACCCCACGGGTGCGGTCGCCTCGGCGGGTCTGCTCCGGGAGGTGGTCGCGCTCGCACGGGAGCACGACGCCTACGTGCTGTCCGACGAGGCCTACGAGGCCGTCGTGTTCGCGGGCGGCCGCGCCCCGTCACCGCTCGCGGACGGCGGCCACGACCGCACGCTCGCGGCGCGCACCTTCTCCAAGACCTGGTCGATGACGGGCCTGCGGGTCGGCGCCCTGGTCGCTCCGCCCGCGCTGCGGGAGGCCGTCGCCGCGCTCCACGGCACCACGGCGGGCTGCGCGCCCGTCACGGCCCAGCTCGTCGCCGCCGAGGCGCTGCGGGCGCTGCCCGACCGGGGCGCCGAGCTGGCGGCCGTCTACCGGGCGCGGTTCGAGCGGGCGGTGCGCCTGCTCGGGCCGTGGGCCCCGCGGGAGCCGGTCGCCGCGCTCGGCGGGTTCTACCTGTGGGTGGACGCGCGGCGCACCGGGCGCACCAGCACCGAGCTCGTCGCCGCCCTGCGCGGCCACGGCGTCGTCGCCTCGGCCGGCACGGTCTACACCGCGCAGGACGGCTACGTGAGGCTCGCGCTCACCGCCCCGGACGACGTCCTGGACACGGCCCTCGCGACGGCTCGGACGACGCTCGACGCGCTCGCCGCCGAGGCTCCGGCGCCGCGCTGA
- a CDS encoding response regulator transcription factor: protein MAHSGAAAQIRVFVLDDHEVVRRGLRDLLGQEPDIEVVGESGSAAEATRRIPALRPDVAVLDARLPDGSGIEVCRQVRSQDPTIAALILTSYDDDEALFAAILAGAAGYVLKEIGGGELLAAIRHVAAGHSMLDPAVTGRVLARLRAGPPEPDELHDLTEQERHILAYIAEGLTNRQIGERMYLAEKTVKNYVSHVLAKLGVERRTQAAVLAARLLRD, encoded by the coding sequence ATGGCCCACAGCGGCGCCGCTGCACAGATCCGCGTGTTCGTCCTCGACGACCACGAGGTGGTGCGCCGCGGCCTGCGCGACCTGCTGGGCCAGGAGCCGGACATCGAGGTCGTCGGCGAGAGCGGGTCGGCGGCCGAGGCGACGCGGCGCATCCCGGCGCTGCGGCCCGACGTGGCCGTGCTCGACGCCCGGCTGCCCGACGGCAGCGGCATCGAGGTGTGCCGGCAGGTCCGGTCCCAGGACCCGACGATCGCCGCGCTGATCCTCACGTCCTACGACGACGACGAGGCCCTGTTCGCCGCGATCCTGGCCGGCGCGGCCGGCTACGTGCTCAAGGAGATCGGCGGCGGCGAGCTGCTCGCCGCGATCCGCCACGTCGCGGCGGGGCACTCCATGCTCGACCCGGCGGTCACGGGCCGGGTGCTGGCACGGCTCCGGGCCGGCCCGCCGGAGCCCGACGAGCTGCACGACCTCACCGAGCAGGAGCGGCACATCCTGGCGTACATCGCCGAGGGGCTGACCAACCGCCAGATCGGCGAGCGCATGTACCTCGCGGAGAAGACCGTGAAGAACTACGTCTCCCACGTGCTCGCGAAGCTCGGCGTCGAGCGGCGCACGCAGGCGGCCGTGCTCGCGGCGCGGCTGCTGCGCGACTGA
- a CDS encoding universal stress protein has product MSGEVVVGVAGTPSSEQAVRWAADAAQARGAALVVVHALGLPVSGFESVWDDAVGAGVQRMLAHEVEVATQGHPGLTVRTEIDLETPGRALTRRSGSARLLVVGTRRTTTAHRVYSGSFAYQVVAGSHCPVAVVPPSLRVPENRVVVGVDGSRDSVAAVAAAAQEADRAGAGLQVVHAWQEPAVLASVGWVPPELPSAVQDEERVVLGEATAGLGEMYPDLEVERTLVQADPAAALLATCATARLVVVGSHGRGGVARMLLGSVSHALVLHSPCPVLVVRSH; this is encoded by the coding sequence ATGAGCGGCGAGGTCGTCGTGGGCGTCGCGGGCACGCCGTCGAGCGAGCAGGCGGTCCGGTGGGCAGCGGACGCGGCGCAGGCCCGGGGGGCGGCGCTCGTCGTCGTCCACGCGCTGGGCCTGCCGGTGAGCGGGTTCGAGAGCGTGTGGGACGACGCGGTCGGCGCCGGCGTGCAGCGGATGCTCGCGCACGAGGTCGAGGTCGCGACCCAGGGCCACCCGGGCCTGACGGTGCGCACGGAGATCGACCTGGAGACGCCCGGCCGCGCCCTGACCCGCCGGTCGGGCTCCGCACGGCTGCTCGTCGTCGGCACCCGCCGCACGACGACCGCCCACCGCGTGTACTCCGGCTCGTTCGCCTACCAGGTGGTCGCGGGCTCGCACTGCCCGGTGGCGGTCGTCCCGCCCTCCCTGCGCGTCCCCGAGAACCGCGTCGTGGTCGGCGTCGACGGCTCGCGGGACAGCGTCGCCGCCGTGGCCGCCGCCGCGCAGGAGGCCGACCGGGCCGGCGCGGGGCTCCAGGTCGTGCACGCCTGGCAGGAGCCCGCGGTCCTCGCGTCGGTGGGCTGGGTGCCGCCCGAGCTCCCGTCGGCGGTGCAGGACGAGGAGCGCGTGGTGCTCGGGGAGGCCACCGCGGGGCTCGGGGAGATGTACCCCGACCTCGAGGTCGAGCGCACGCTCGTGCAGGCCGACCCGGCGGCCGCGCTGCTCGCGACCTGCGCCACCGCCCGCCTGGTGGTGGTCGGCAGCCACGGTCGCGGCGGCGTGGCGCGGATGCTGCTCGGGTCGGTGAGCCACGCGCTGGTGCTGCACTCGCCGTGCCCCGTCCTGGTGGTCCGGTCGCACTGA
- a CDS encoding TusE/DsrC/DsvC family sulfur relay protein, which translates to MPVVQIRERAVHVDDEGFLSRPEEWDEDLARALAEQIGITLTERHWEVLRFLRADYADRGQTPTTRRVDVVGGVPVKEQFALFPRKPGRKMAYVAGLPKPHGCV; encoded by the coding sequence ATGCCCGTGGTGCAGATCCGCGAGCGCGCGGTGCACGTCGACGACGAGGGGTTCCTCAGCCGCCCCGAGGAGTGGGACGAGGACCTGGCGAGGGCCCTCGCCGAGCAGATCGGGATCACGCTCACCGAGCGGCACTGGGAGGTCCTGCGGTTCCTGCGTGCCGACTACGCGGACCGGGGGCAGACCCCGACGACCCGCCGGGTCGACGTGGTGGGCGGGGTGCCCGTGAAGGAGCAGTTCGCGCTGTTCCCCCGCAAGCCCGGACGCAAGATGGCCTACGTCGCGGGACTGCCCAAGCCGCACGGCTGCGTGTGA
- a CDS encoding zinc-binding alcohol dehydrogenase family protein, protein MRAWEVRSPGLLARVERDVPAPGPGELLVRVEACGVCRTDLHVLDGDLPPHRPRVVPGHEVVGRVVDAGSEVTGWATGEAAGIAWLRHTCGRCADCRAGRENLCRESRYTGWDADGGYAQYATVPAAYAYRWPEHLDPATHAPLLCAGIIGFRALSRAELPAGGVLGLYGFGGSAHLTAQVALARGARVHVLTRGADARRLALELGCASAGGATGTPPEPLDSAIVFAPAGEIVPVALAAVRPGGTVAVAGIHLSDVPPLDYRRHLFHERTLRSVEANTREDGRAFLAEAARAGVRVHAVPYPVDRADAALADLRAGRFAGAAVLVPGPDRAAGAVRARATR, encoded by the coding sequence GTGCGGGCGTGGGAAGTGCGGTCTCCCGGCCTGCTCGCGCGCGTGGAGCGCGACGTACCCGCCCCGGGTCCCGGGGAGCTGCTGGTCCGCGTCGAGGCCTGCGGCGTCTGCCGCACCGACCTGCACGTGCTCGACGGGGACCTGCCGCCCCACCGCCCGCGTGTCGTCCCCGGGCACGAGGTCGTGGGACGCGTCGTCGACGCCGGGAGCGAGGTCACCGGGTGGGCGACGGGGGAGGCCGCCGGCATCGCCTGGCTCCGGCACACCTGCGGCCGGTGCGCCGACTGCCGCGCGGGGCGCGAGAACCTCTGCCGGGAGTCGCGCTACACCGGCTGGGACGCCGACGGCGGGTACGCGCAGTACGCGACCGTGCCCGCCGCCTACGCCTACCGCTGGCCGGAGCACCTGGACCCCGCCACGCACGCGCCGCTGCTGTGCGCCGGGATCATCGGCTTCCGGGCCCTGTCCCGCGCGGAGCTGCCCGCCGGCGGCGTGCTCGGCCTGTACGGGTTCGGGGGTTCCGCGCACCTGACCGCGCAGGTCGCGCTCGCCCGCGGCGCGCGGGTGCACGTCCTCACGCGCGGGGCGGACGCCCGCCGGCTCGCGCTCGAGCTGGGCTGTGCGTCCGCCGGCGGGGCGACCGGCACCCCGCCGGAGCCGCTCGACTCGGCGATCGTGTTCGCGCCGGCCGGGGAGATCGTGCCGGTCGCGCTCGCCGCCGTCCGACCCGGCGGCACCGTGGCGGTGGCCGGCATCCACCTCAGCGACGTCCCCCCGCTCGACTACCGGCGCCACCTGTTCCACGAGAGGACGCTGCGGTCCGTCGAGGCGAACACCCGCGAGGACGGCCGGGCGTTCCTCGCGGAGGCCGCGCGGGCCGGTGTCCGCGTGCACGCCGTGCCGTACCCGGTGGACCGCGCCGACGCGGCGCTCGCGGACCTGCGCGCCGGGCGGTTCGCGGGGGCGGCTGTGCTGGTCCCCGGACCGGACCGCGCGGCCGGCGCCGTCCGGGCGCGGGCGACCAGGTGA
- a CDS encoding universal stress protein — protein MTEVVVGVAGTLSSERAVHWAGEQAAARGAELVLVHAVGRPRAGYGEVWEEAVRAGVREMLEREAERVCAQVPDLKARTEIDLETPARSLTERSAGAALVVVGTRRLGPAQRVFSGSLAYQVVAGAQCPAAVVPPLTRPASDRVVVGTDGSAESAAAVRTAAVEAARTGGVLDVVHAWQEASLLWAVRVPPDLGSATHAHARAVLEATTAGLEEEHPGLEVRRRLVETDPAGALLAAADSARLLVVGSRGLHGVSRMLLGSTSHAVVLHSPCPVLVVRG, from the coding sequence ATGACCGAGGTCGTCGTCGGGGTCGCGGGCACGCTGTCGAGCGAGCGCGCGGTGCACTGGGCCGGGGAGCAGGCAGCCGCGCGTGGTGCCGAGCTGGTGCTCGTCCACGCCGTGGGCCGGCCGCGCGCCGGGTACGGCGAGGTCTGGGAGGAGGCCGTGCGGGCAGGCGTCCGGGAGATGCTCGAGCGGGAGGCCGAGCGCGTCTGCGCCCAGGTCCCCGACCTGAAGGCCCGCACCGAGATCGACCTCGAGACCCCCGCGCGCAGCCTCACGGAGCGCTCGGCGGGTGCCGCGCTGGTCGTGGTCGGCACGCGGCGGCTCGGGCCCGCGCAGCGGGTGTTCTCCGGCTCCCTCGCCTACCAGGTGGTCGCGGGCGCCCAGTGCCCGGCCGCCGTCGTCCCGCCGCTGACCCGTCCCGCCTCCGACCGTGTGGTCGTGGGGACCGACGGCTCGGCCGAGAGCGCCGCGGCGGTCCGCACGGCGGCCGTCGAGGCGGCGCGCACGGGCGGCGTCCTGGACGTCGTGCACGCCTGGCAGGAGGCGTCGCTGCTGTGGGCGGTCCGCGTGCCGCCCGACCTCGGGTCCGCCACGCACGCGCACGCCCGCGCCGTCCTGGAGGCGACGACCGCGGGGCTCGAGGAGGAGCACCCGGGCCTGGAGGTCCGCCGCCGCCTCGTCGAGACCGACCCGGCCGGTGCGCTGCTCGCCGCCGCCGACAGCGCGCGCCTGCTGGTGGTCGGCAGCCGGGGGCTGCACGGCGTGTCGCGGATGCTGCTCGGCTCGACGAGCCACGCGGTCGTCCTGCACTCGCCCTGCCCCGTGCTCGTCGTGCGTGGCTGA
- a CDS encoding DsrE/DsrF/DrsH-like family protein, whose amino-acid sequence MPGTVPGPRPAIVPDFGDDTADDRRIAIICSKGNLDMAYPGLIIANAALGEGVETHLFFTFWGFDMVVRSRMHDLRFSPVANTAMHLPLRDLRLPQAVAPAPGVSAVTTRMMRRQLRDLGIPDVPELLDQIVAAGGHLWGCRMSADMFALDESDLREDLEGIISAADFVEKTAGAQLLFV is encoded by the coding sequence ATGCCCGGCACCGTGCCCGGCCCCCGGCCCGCGATCGTCCCCGACTTCGGCGACGACACCGCCGACGACCGGAGGATCGCGATCATCTGCTCCAAGGGCAACCTCGACATGGCCTACCCGGGGCTGATCATCGCCAACGCGGCTCTCGGCGAGGGCGTGGAGACGCACCTGTTCTTCACGTTCTGGGGCTTCGACATGGTGGTGCGCTCCCGGATGCACGACCTGCGGTTCTCGCCCGTCGCCAACACCGCGATGCACCTGCCGCTGCGGGACCTGCGACTGCCCCAGGCGGTGGCCCCCGCCCCCGGGGTCTCGGCGGTGACGACCCGCATGATGCGGCGCCAGCTGCGCGACCTCGGGATCCCGGACGTCCCGGAGCTGCTGGACCAGATCGTCGCGGCCGGCGGGCACCTGTGGGGCTGCCGGATGTCGGCGGACATGTTCGCGCTCGACGAGTCGGACCTGCGCGAGGACCTGGAGGGGATCATCAGCGCGGCGGACTTCGTGGAGAAGACCGCGGGTGCGCAGCTGCTGTTCGTCTGA
- a CDS encoding GAF domain-containing protein translates to MHERPVPQRADGLALARRHARALIDTMVAVQDDGDLRDVLGRLVQAACVLTDARYGALAVLGPDQRVGTSVTHGVPDRPDRGLWEPPGGRGVLRLLVDDPRPLRLHDLAAHPAAAADPPRHPGVHTFLGVPVLVRSRVFGVLYLAHKRGGADFTRDDEELMVSLAAAAAVAIDNARQYHTGRHRQQWLEASVEIEQQLLAGMPRSAALALVCDRALALARADLVSILLPDGDDLVVHAASGRVAGDMRGARVPVGRSLTGAVLRAGAPEGVPDFRADSRSATLRGAPALGPARIVPMSARGHVLGVLLVARRPGASPLGEHDSAMVDAFARQAAIALELATSQVQRGTLAVYRDRERIARDLHDLVIQRIFGTGLTVQSMRPRLPQELCATADEVVGQLDEAIRDLRSAIFALQRPGMAEGLRGRLTETVSAAVPALGCEPRVRMEGPLDTVVPEPVAAHLTSVLTEALTNVARHAQAHAVQVLVSARTDALTLQVEDDGTGLSEGAVVPGNGLRNMRSRAAELGGGLSIRERPEGGTRLVWSVPLGPVRPARAGP, encoded by the coding sequence GTGCACGAGAGACCGGTTCCGCAGCGGGCCGACGGGCTCGCCCTGGCACGTCGCCACGCGCGCGCGCTCATCGACACGATGGTCGCGGTGCAGGACGACGGCGACCTGCGGGACGTCCTCGGGAGGCTCGTGCAGGCCGCGTGCGTCCTGACCGACGCGCGGTACGGCGCGCTCGCCGTGCTCGGGCCGGACCAGCGCGTCGGCACCTCCGTGACGCACGGCGTCCCGGACCGGCCGGACCGCGGCCTCTGGGAGCCGCCCGGCGGCCGGGGGGTGCTGCGGCTGCTGGTGGACGACCCCCGGCCGCTGCGCCTGCACGACCTCGCTGCCCACCCGGCGGCCGCGGCGGACCCGCCGCGGCACCCCGGTGTGCACACGTTCCTCGGGGTGCCGGTGCTCGTGCGCTCGCGGGTGTTCGGCGTGCTCTACCTGGCGCACAAGCGGGGCGGCGCGGACTTCACCCGCGACGACGAGGAGCTCATGGTGTCGCTCGCCGCGGCGGCTGCCGTCGCGATCGACAACGCGCGGCAGTACCACACCGGCCGGCACCGGCAGCAGTGGCTCGAGGCGTCGGTCGAGATCGAGCAGCAGCTGCTCGCGGGCATGCCCCGTTCCGCGGCGCTGGCGCTGGTGTGCGACCGGGCCCTGGCGCTCGCGCGGGCGGACCTCGTGAGCATCCTGCTGCCGGACGGGGACGACCTGGTGGTCCACGCCGCGAGCGGGCGCGTCGCCGGTGACATGCGCGGCGCGCGCGTGCCCGTCGGGCGCTCGCTCACCGGGGCGGTGCTGCGGGCCGGGGCCCCCGAGGGTGTCCCGGACTTCCGCGCCGACTCGCGCTCGGCCACGCTGCGGGGGGCGCCGGCGCTCGGACCGGCCCGGATCGTGCCGATGTCCGCCCGTGGGCACGTGCTCGGTGTGCTGCTCGTCGCCCGCCGGCCGGGCGCGTCACCGCTGGGGGAGCACGACAGCGCGATGGTGGACGCCTTCGCCCGGCAGGCGGCCATCGCCCTGGAGCTCGCGACGTCGCAGGTGCAGCGCGGCACGCTGGCGGTCTACCGGGACCGCGAGCGGATCGCCCGGGACCTGCACGACCTGGTCATCCAGCGCATCTTCGGCACGGGCCTCACGGTCCAGAGCATGCGCCCGCGCCTGCCGCAGGAGCTGTGCGCCACGGCGGACGAGGTGGTCGGCCAGCTCGACGAGGCCATCCGGGACCTGCGGTCGGCCATCTTCGCGCTGCAGCGCCCGGGCATGGCGGAGGGGCTCCGGGGGCGGCTCACGGAGACGGTCAGCGCGGCGGTCCCTGCTCTCGGCTGCGAACCCCGCGTGCGCATGGAGGGGCCGCTGGACACCGTGGTGCCGGAGCCGGTGGCCGCCCACCTGACGTCGGTGCTCACGGAGGCGCTGACCAACGTGGCACGGCACGCGCAGGCGCACGCCGTGCAGGTGCTGGTCTCCGCGCGCACGGACGCGCTCACCCTGCAGGTGGAGGACGACGGCACGGGGCTGTCCGAGGGTGCCGTCGTGCCCGGGAACGGCCTGCGGAACATGCGGTCGCGGGCCGCCGAGCTCGGCGGCGGCCTGAGCATCCGGGAGCGGCCGGAGGGCGGCACGCGCCTGGTGTGGAGCGTGCCGCTGGGCCCCGTCCGCCCGGCCCGCGCGGGGCCCTGA
- a CDS encoding GTP pyrophosphokinase family protein, translating into MDRPAAARADGHEADLARAASLRLRGDVSLLRADARLAVDETLRRVASVRARLGALHGADPVERVTWRVRSPESIVATAVHRGLELSPAALRRGVTDVAGVRLVCTSRRAVRPVLGALLTEPGTGLLAVEDHLAHPPVSGCRTLHAVLAVPVRLPGGPGTRTVEVQVLTVVMDAWDALRRPLGDDLAHAGLPEDVRARMRSAADRADRLDRQLDRVRAEVAAWRAARSEHPAGARTTPPAGDAAAASGGW; encoded by the coding sequence GTGGACCGCCCCGCCGCCGCCCGCGCGGACGGCCACGAGGCTGACCTCGCGCGGGCCGCGTCCCTGCGCCTGCGCGGCGACGTCTCGCTGCTCCGCGCCGACGCCCGGCTGGCCGTGGACGAGACGCTCCGCCGTGTCGCCTCCGTCCGTGCCCGGCTCGGCGCGCTGCACGGCGCCGACCCGGTGGAGCGCGTCACGTGGCGGGTGCGGAGCCCGGAGAGCATCGTCGCCACCGCGGTGCACCGCGGCCTGGAGCTCTCGCCGGCCGCGCTGCGGCGCGGGGTCACCGACGTCGCGGGCGTCCGGCTGGTCTGCACGTCCCGCCGCGCGGTGCGGCCGGTGCTCGGCGCGCTGCTCACGGAGCCCGGCACCGGCCTGCTCGCCGTCGAGGACCACCTCGCCCACCCGCCGGTCTCCGGCTGCCGCACCCTGCACGCCGTGCTCGCGGTGCCGGTCCGGCTGCCGGGCGGCCCCGGCACCCGCACCGTCGAGGTCCAGGTCCTGACGGTGGTCATGGACGCGTGGGACGCGCTCCGGCGGCCGCTCGGCGACGACCTCGCGCACGCGGGCCTCCCCGAGGACGTGCGGGCGCGGATGCGGTCGGCGGCCGACCGCGCCGACCGGCTCGACCGCCAGCTCGACCGGGTCCGCGCGGAGGTCGCCGCGTGGCGCGCCGCGCGCTCGGAGCACCCCGCCGGTGCGCGGACGACACCGCCCGCCGGTGACGCCGCCGCGGCCTCGGGAGGGTGGTGA